From one Triticum aestivum cultivar Chinese Spring chromosome 4B, IWGSC CS RefSeq v2.1, whole genome shotgun sequence genomic stretch:
- the LOC123095011 gene encoding homeobox-leucine zipper protein MERISTEM L1, with translation MGPGAPSGGSVARSTAVWLGEVVPRSSGALGMAARPLVAGWRGVLELGGWHLLGPDLGPLGPIWVQAGHRLSARRQGSLEITMDGEKSGVHNEFDLFMTSTHNHLFQHNHSDEMDDLLGASTIVGNTDDANVVVADHDNNDGETHTEQRMSTRRAKYHRLHSEQIQQLEAVFRNCPYPEEKLRKDLSERLGMSAQQVKFWFQNKRTFSKGKMQRWETQNCWVENEKLKTERQAIMLAMQNKTCLKCRGVVVQTQHTSEFQRLYTENMRLKEELLHATAYLKEGIRQNGMSLPWARD, from the exons ATGGGCCCGGGGGCTCCTTCTGGTGGCAGTGTGGCTCGGTCGACGGCGGTCTGGCTCGGCGAGGTGGTTCCCCGGTCCTCGGGTGCCTTAGGCATGGCGGCGCGACCGTTGGTTGCAGGGTGGCGTGGTGTGCTGGAGCTTGGTGGATGGCACCTActaggcccagatctgggccctttgggccccatctgggttcAGGCGGGCCACCGGCTCTCTGCACGGCGGCAAGGCTCCCTGGAG ATTACCATGGACGGAGAGAAAAGTGGTGTGCACAATGAATTTGACCTCTTCATGACAAGCACACACAACCACCTGTTCCAGCACAACCATAGTGATGAGATGGATGACCTGCTTGGAGCCTCTACTATCGTGGGAAACACTGATGATGCCAACGTTGTTGTTGCAGACCATGACAACAATGATGGAGAGACCCATACTGAGCAGAGAATGTCCACAAGGCGTGCAAAGTATCATCGTCTGCACAGTGAACAAATCCAACAACTTGAAGC TGTGTTTCGGAACTGCCCTTATCCAGAAGAGAAACTCCGGAAGGACCTTAGCGAGAGGCTTGGCATGAGTGCCCAGCAGGTCAAGTTTTGGTTCCAAAATAAACGCACCTTCAGCAAG GGCAAGATGCAGCGGTGGGAGACCCAAAATTGTTGGGTAGAAAACGAGAAGCTGAAAACTGAACGTCAAGCCATCATGTTGGCTATGCAAAACAAGACTTGCCTCAAATGCAGAGGGGTGGTGGTACAAACACAGCATACTTCGGAGTTCCAACGCCTATACACTGAGAATATGAGGCTCAAGGAAGAACTCCTACATGCCACTGCCTATCTTAAAGAGGGTATTCGCCAAAATGGCATGTCACTCCCATGGGCCCGCGACTGA